The Aedes aegypti strain LVP_AGWG chromosome 3, AaegL5.0 Primary Assembly, whole genome shotgun sequence genome contains a region encoding:
- the LOC5567206 gene encoding esterase FE4: MKFKIFVLLIATGIVLCIDQNAETSAVNIEGLGLVRGSISHTAWSKRKVFKFQGLHYGLAPVGNLRFQPTVKAGPWDGVRNATEPGVRCPQITKGYVNVDDEDCLTLSVFTNELQASRPVMVFIHGGWFYTGGADEFQPDFLLESDIVLVTIQYRLGPLGFLSTMSDAIPGNVGMLDVITALEWVQQNIASFGGNSSMVTIFGQSAGASSVSAMLHSPLVQNRGAPLFHRAILQSGSLLVPRHVADDPVEGAKDIAKRLGCGESEIELCFRAAPTKKLLEAFLEHRAETIRSQGFPSVAAANLVIGGPTGLFPRHPKYNMRNVHKNVQIMAGTVSDDGLYLLYEINRFQSDLPKSLNSTGQVLDYMRTLYEKFGQSRLDGVLESYALSRHFNHRDFVDLRWENIVTSFADICAAHGVKGPVVTEAREISRMNPGNVYLYSFDYSGSQTPESSHDMFPYKGPVHHADELNYLFPLKNMNSDDVSMAKTMVQLWTSFASDGVPRAKNVPTWHPMGDFSGKSVEETGLLGFYGPYMKINRRSQQANDYREEFLATTRRYRSQQYETPPESTQT; this comes from the exons ATGAAGTTTAAAATTTTCGTGCTACTAATTGCTACCGGAATAGTTTTGTGCATTGACCAGAATGCCGAAACGTCTGCAGTGAACATTGAAGGATTGGGGCTGGTTCGTGGTTCCATTAGCCACACGGCATGGTCAAAAAGGAAAGTGTTCAAGTTTCAAGGTCTGCACTATGGGTTGGCTCCCGTTGGAAATTTAAGATTCCAGCCTACGGTGAAAGCTGGCCCATGGGATGGTGTTCGAAATGCAACTGAACCGGGTGTTCGTTGCCCTCAGATCACCAAAGGATACGTTAATGTGGATGACGAGGATTGTCTTACCTTGTCGGTGTTCACAAACGAA TTGCAAGCATCTCGTCCGGTGATGGTGTTCATACACGGAGGATGGTTCTACACGGGAGGCGCCGATGAGTTTCAACCAGACTTCTTACTGGAATCGGATATAGTTCTGGTGACGATTCAATACCGCTTGGGACCGCTAGGCTTCTTGAGCACCATGAGCGATGCCATTCCCGGCAATGTTGGAATGTTGGATGTGATCACAGCGTTAGAATGGGTTCAGCAAAATATCGCCAGTTTTGGTGGAAACAGTTCGATGGTGACGATTTTTGGCCAATCTGCTGGGGCGTCGTCCGTTTCTGCTATGTTGCACAGCCCGTTGGTGCAGAATCGTGGAGCTCCTCTGTTCCATAGAGCGATTCTGCAATCCGGATCACTGCTCGTACCTCGGCACGTTGCTGACGATCCGGTGGAAGGAGCGAAGGACATTGCCAAAAGATTGGGCTGCGGCGAGTCGGAGATCGAATTGTGTTTCCGAGCAGCACCGACGAAAAAACTTCTGGAGGCGTTTCTCGAACATCGAGCGGAAACCATTCGAAGTCAAGGGTTTCCATCAGTGGCAGCAGCTAACTTAGTGATTGGTGGACCCACGGGTCTTTTTCCTCGACATCCAAAGTATAACATGCGGAACGTCCACAAAAATGTCCAAATCATGGCTGGGACAGTATCTGACGACGGTCTGTACTTACTGTATGAAATCAACCGTTTCCAATCGGATCTACCAAAATCGTTGAATAGTACGGGTCAGGTGTTGGATTACATGCGAACCTTGTACGAAAAGTTTGGACAATCGCGTTTAGATGGAGTGCTTGAATCTTATGCGCTTTCGAGGCATTTCAATCACCGAGATTTCGTAGATTTGCGTTGGGAAAACATAGTAACTAGTTTTGCTGAC ATTTGTGCTGCTCATGGAGTGAAAGGGCCTGTGGTAACCGAAGCTCGGGAAATATCCCGCATGAATCCAGGGAACGTCTATCTGTACAGTTTTGACTATTCGGGCTCTCAGACACCCGAGAGCTCACACGATATGTTCCCGTACAAAGGACCCGTGCATCATGCCGACGAACTCAACTACCTCTTTCCGTTGAAGAATATGAATTCCGATGACGTATCAATGGCAAAGACTATGGTACAGTTGTGGACTTCGTTTGCCTCAGATGGTGTTCCCAGGGCAAAAAATGTTCCGACGTGGCACCCTATGGGTGACTTCAGTGGAAAATCTGTGGAAGAAACAG GGCTTCTAGGATTTTATGGACCATACATGAAAATTAACCGGAGAAGCCAACAGGCCAACGACTATCGAGAAGAGTTTCTTGCTACTACCAGGCGTTATAGATCACAGCAATATGAAACTCCACCAGAATCAACTCAAACATGA